The following proteins are co-located in the Carassius carassius chromosome 39, fCarCar2.1, whole genome shotgun sequence genome:
- the LOC132121687 gene encoding BCL2/adenovirus E1B 19 kDa protein-interacting protein 3-like, whose product MNPYAVYFTGRAEYIQPDCFHRQTLVFARGATHAFGKHCVPVSYRLLFKDLDGLNHPLRVVLLVKEADMSIEKQSVSEENLQGSWVELHFNNGGGSTPKGASEDQSASTAPSGDLEKMLMDAQHESGRSSSRGSLPCESPPRSQTPLHLRRGSEVHSSGEKNNSQSEEDYLERRREVEILMKKNAYWIWDWSSRPENLAPKEFVLRHPKRSSTLSMRNTSVLKKGGIFSAEFLKVFLPSLVLSHILAVGLGVYIGRRFTTSATF is encoded by the exons ATGAATCCATATGCTGTTTACTTTACAGGACGTGCAGAATATATACAACCGGACTGTTTTCATCGACAAACACTAGTCTTCGCGCGTGGAGCGACTCATGCTTTTGGAAAACATTGCGTTCCTGTGTCGTATCGACTCTTGTTTAAGGATTTAGACGGACTGAATCATCCTCTGCGGGTTGTTTTGTTGGTTAAAGAAGCTGACATGTCAATTGAAAAACAAAGCGTGTCCGAGGAAAACCTTCAGG GTTCCTGGGTGGAGCTGCATTTTAATAATGGAGGAGGCAGCACTCCTAAAGGAGCTTCTGAGGATCAGTCTGCCAGCACCGCCCCAAGCGGAGACCTGGAGAAGATGCTGATGGATGCTCAGCACGAGTCGGGCAGGAGCAGCTCCAGAGGAAGCCTGCCATGTGAGAG TCCTCCAAGATCTCAGACTCCTTTACACTTGCGCAGGGGCTCCGAGGTCCACAGCTCTGGAGAAAAGAACAACTCACAG TCAGAGGAAGACTAtttggagaggagaagagaggtgGAGATCCTGATGAAGAAAAACGCATACTGGATCTGGGACTGGTCGAGTCGACCAGAAAACCTGGCGCCCAA GGAGTTTGTGCTGAGGCACCCAAAGCGTTCCAGCACTCTCAGCATGAGGAACACCAGTGTGTTGAAGAAGGGAGGAATCTTCTCAGCAGAATTCCTCAAAGTTTTCCTGCCCTCTCTTGTCCTTTCGCACATCCTTGCTGTGGGTCTCGG GGTGTACATCGGAAGGCGCTTTACTACTTCTGCCACCTTTTGA